The Heyndrickxia vini genome contains a region encoding:
- a CDS encoding terpene cyclase/mutase family protein yields MNINEKISNKINQLTEEIINCQESDGAWRLCFESGTMTDAYLLIILRILEYEEEKLIKRLYRRLINTQQTNGAWILYDDEEGNLSATVEAYTALLYSGYVSQSDENMKKAETFIVEHGGLEKVHVSTKFMLALNNLYPWPKFFPLPLYLLNIPKFLPVHFNKFSAYVRAHLSPILILGHKKFAIKNDWTPDLSHLLTRRKKGRKRKGLFSRLSPFHFLTKKAMGKAESYMLERIEDDGTLYSYASATFYMVYAMLALGYRPNSPYILHAIEGLKSLLFHQSEDSHLQNSPSTIWDTALLSYALQESGIPIDTPVIQSSAKFLHSVQQTVKKEGSTHTPGGWGFSVTNTSNPDIDDTQAALRVISQFALHQSEYRKSWNLGVNWLMSMQNDDGGWGAFERNQYKSFIGLFPIENFKDTAIDPSTADLTGRTLEFFGNYVNVSTLHPRIQLAVDWLCKHQEQNGSWYGRWGVSYIYGTWAAVTGLRAVGVETAHPSIQKARNWLLSIQRADGGWGESCISDIEKKYVPLPFSTIVQTSWALDALISTAEYSTQEIESGIHFLTKERDESERSVTYPTGAGLPGHFYINYHSYHLIWPLLTLSHYRNKYLNGAI; encoded by the coding sequence ATGAATATAAATGAAAAGATTAGCAATAAAATAAACCAACTTACCGAGGAGATTATAAACTGTCAAGAAAGTGATGGGGCATGGAGGCTTTGTTTCGAAAGCGGCACGATGACAGATGCTTATCTACTGATCATTCTGCGGATTTTGGAATATGAAGAGGAGAAATTAATCAAAAGACTTTACAGGCGATTAATCAATACTCAACAAACAAATGGAGCTTGGATATTATATGACGACGAGGAAGGAAATCTTTCAGCTACGGTTGAAGCATACACGGCTCTATTATATTCAGGCTATGTATCCCAATCAGACGAAAACATGAAAAAAGCAGAGACATTTATAGTAGAACATGGTGGTCTCGAAAAAGTTCATGTATCAACGAAATTTATGTTAGCACTAAACAATCTATACCCATGGCCTAAGTTCTTTCCTCTTCCACTATATCTACTAAATATTCCGAAATTCCTTCCAGTCCATTTTAATAAATTTAGTGCTTATGTTCGTGCACACCTATCACCTATTTTAATTCTAGGTCATAAAAAATTTGCAATAAAAAATGATTGGACACCCGATTTATCCCATTTACTCACTCGCCGAAAAAAAGGTCGGAAACGAAAAGGGCTTTTTTCACGACTTTCGCCATTTCATTTCCTCACTAAAAAAGCAATGGGAAAAGCCGAATCGTATATGCTTGAAAGGATCGAGGATGACGGAACACTATATAGTTACGCAAGTGCTACTTTTTATATGGTATATGCAATGCTTGCACTAGGTTACCGACCGAATTCACCATATATTCTGCATGCAATCGAAGGGTTAAAATCGTTGCTATTTCATCAATCAGAAGACAGCCATTTGCAGAATTCGCCATCAACCATTTGGGATACGGCATTACTAAGCTATGCTTTACAGGAATCAGGTATCCCGATAGATACTCCGGTCATTCAATCCTCAGCTAAATTCTTGCATTCTGTTCAGCAAACAGTAAAAAAAGAAGGAAGCACACATACACCGGGAGGATGGGGATTTTCAGTTACAAATACTTCTAATCCAGATATCGATGATACACAGGCAGCGCTGCGAGTTATTTCTCAGTTTGCTTTACATCAATCAGAATACCGAAAGTCATGGAATTTAGGGGTCAATTGGTTAATGTCCATGCAAAACGATGATGGAGGATGGGGAGCATTTGAAAGAAATCAATATAAAAGCTTTATAGGACTATTTCCTATTGAAAATTTTAAAGATACCGCGATTGATCCATCCACAGCTGATTTAACAGGAAGAACACTAGAGTTTTTTGGAAATTATGTGAATGTCTCAACACTACATCCACGGATTCAATTAGCTGTAGATTGGTTGTGCAAACATCAAGAGCAGAATGGATCGTGGTATGGACGATGGGGAGTTTCATATATATACGGAACTTGGGCAGCTGTAACCGGTCTGAGAGCCGTCGGTGTAGAAACAGCGCATCCATCGATTCAAAAGGCGAGAAATTGGCTGCTAAGTATTCAGCGAGCCGATGGAGGATGGGGAGAATCTTGTATAAGTGATATAGAAAAGAAGTATGTACCATTACCATTTTCAACAATTGTACAAACCTCCTGGGCTTTGGATGCACTTATTTCAACTGCTGAATATTCCACTCAAGAAATTGAGAGTGGGATCCATTTTCTCACGAAAGAGCGTGATGAATCGGAAAGATCTGTAACCTATCCAACAGGAGCGGGGTTACCCGGTCATTTTTATATAAACTATCATAGCTATCATTTGATTTGGCCCTTGCTAACATTAAGTCATTATCGTAATAAATATTTAAATGGGGCGATTTAA
- a CDS encoding phospholipase D family protein: protein MTKKKILFFILFLFFLVYVSTIIYHVYKPLPKGISYEGQIHHVSEDDISFLTDLTYQKAGHLKIEQEIFPRIFKVIDQAQKFIVCDFFLFNGYYDHELNFPPLSEDVAQRLIRKKQENPNIRIIVITDDINTSYGSHKSKELEELKRNGIEVVMTNLDPLRDSTPLYSALWRMFFRPFGQSGKGWIPNAMADTAPHMTIRSYLKLLNIKANHRKTFVTEKSAFILSGNPHDASAYFSNHAIEIKGSIIQDLLFSEQAAANLSNGPTLPTYLSKDEKEGKYQVQLLTEGKVFKHILHAINQTKAGNELWMGMFYIADRKIIHSLLNAADRGVRIKLILDPNENAFGNKKSGLPNRPVAEELNKKSKGKIRIRWYNTGKEQYHAKLIYIKKRKHALIFSGSTNLTFRNLADYNLETDVKITAPIQAKLVGKVDRYFERIWSNQDAEYTLELSKFQGKLLFLQRGVYRLQKLLHLTTY from the coding sequence GTGACAAAGAAAAAAATTCTTTTTTTTATTTTATTCCTATTTTTTCTTGTTTACGTTAGCACAATCATTTATCACGTGTATAAACCTCTTCCGAAAGGAATTTCCTATGAGGGTCAAATACATCATGTTTCAGAAGATGATATTTCCTTTTTAACTGATTTAACCTACCAAAAGGCAGGACATCTGAAAATAGAGCAAGAAATCTTCCCTCGTATCTTTAAAGTCATTGATCAGGCTCAGAAATTTATTGTTTGTGATTTTTTTCTTTTTAATGGTTATTATGATCATGAATTGAATTTTCCGCCATTAAGCGAAGACGTGGCACAAAGACTCATTCGTAAAAAACAAGAAAACCCCAATATACGAATCATCGTGATTACCGACGATATCAATACATCCTATGGATCACATAAATCAAAAGAGCTTGAAGAATTAAAACGAAATGGAATAGAAGTAGTGATGACAAATTTAGATCCTTTACGAGATTCAACTCCCCTGTATTCCGCTCTTTGGAGAATGTTCTTTCGTCCATTTGGTCAATCAGGAAAAGGGTGGATACCTAATGCGATGGCAGATACTGCACCACATATGACCATCCGTTCGTACTTGAAATTATTAAATATCAAGGCCAATCATCGAAAAACGTTTGTGACAGAAAAATCCGCATTTATTTTATCAGGGAATCCTCATGATGCTAGTGCATACTTTTCTAATCACGCGATAGAAATCAAAGGATCGATTATTCAAGATTTACTGTTTTCTGAACAAGCAGCAGCTAATCTTTCAAATGGACCGACGCTTCCGACCTATCTATCGAAGGATGAAAAAGAGGGGAAATATCAGGTCCAATTATTAACGGAAGGGAAAGTATTTAAGCATATTTTACATGCAATCAATCAAACAAAAGCGGGGAACGAATTGTGGATGGGAATGTTTTATATTGCTGATCGAAAAATAATCCATTCCTTGCTAAATGCCGCTGATAGAGGAGTAAGAATTAAATTAATATTGGATCCTAATGAAAATGCCTTTGGAAATAAAAAATCCGGCCTTCCAAATCGACCTGTCGCTGAGGAGCTAAACAAGAAATCTAAAGGAAAGATTCGCATTCGATGGTATAACACGGGGAAAGAACAATATCATGCGAAGTTAATATATATAAAGAAACGAAAGCACGCCCTAATCTTTAGTGGATCCACCAATCTAACTTTTCGAAACTTGGCCGATTATAATCTTGAGACAGATGTGAAGATAACAGCTCCTATTCAAGCAAAATTAGTTGGTAAAGTTGACCGTTATTTTGAGCGAATTTGGTCAAATCAGGATGCCGAATATACATTGGAGCTTTCTAAGTTTCAAGGAAAACTTCTTTTTTTACAAAGAGGTGTGTATCGATTACAAAAACTATTGCATTTAACAACGTATTGA
- a CDS encoding thioredoxin family protein, producing the protein MEEITTLETFESIISGSNPVIVKFYAGWCPDCTRLNMFIDDIINDYGQYKWYEINRDNFPELAEKYNVMGIPSLLIYQNGEKTHHLHSANAKSPEQVREFLDSTGY; encoded by the coding sequence ATGGAAGAAATTACAACATTAGAAACATTTGAGAGTATTATCTCTGGATCAAATCCGGTTATTGTAAAGTTTTATGCGGGATGGTGTCCAGATTGTACACGACTAAATATGTTCATTGACGACATCATTAACGATTACGGACAATATAAATGGTATGAAATTAATCGGGATAACTTCCCTGAGCTTGCTGAAAAATATAATGTCATGGGAATCCCAAGTTTATTAATTTATCAAAACGGAGAAAAAACTCATCATCTTCATAGTGCTAATGCAAAAAGTCCTGAGCAAGTCAGAGAATTTCTTGATAGTACTGGCTACTAA
- a CDS encoding GerAB/ArcD/ProY family transporter, protein MLPVPENRKISPSLVFFAISSVQIGVGALGFQRIIAKTAGYDAWISVIIAGLATNMILWFMYKIVELGKEDLGENHRYVYGKWIGGIFNTLFIFYFTTFIIIVLRTYIEIVQVWMFNDLNVFLFAMFFITLCIYIVRGGFRTVVGIAFFGVVVPSYLIILFGFTIPYSNFRHFLPILDHSAKDLIKASYQMSLTYMGYESFIIYYPFIKDKQKSKKWAHLALLSSTGLYLYTALISFGYYSEEQIQKYVWATLTTWKIVHLPVVERFEYVGIANWCLIILPNACLALWCATRLIKQTYRIPQRIGVYVVGAIALFIIPIFKSREQINLINNLLGSLGFVINFIYIPFLFICVWIVKKVKNKT, encoded by the coding sequence ATGTTGCCCGTACCTGAAAACCGAAAAATTTCTCCATCTCTCGTCTTTTTCGCTATTTCCTCCGTACAAATTGGTGTCGGTGCACTGGGCTTTCAAAGGATTATTGCAAAGACTGCGGGATATGATGCTTGGATTTCCGTCATTATCGCGGGTCTAGCAACAAATATGATTTTGTGGTTTATGTATAAAATTGTTGAACTAGGAAAAGAGGACCTTGGGGAAAACCATCGATATGTGTACGGAAAATGGATAGGAGGAATATTTAATACATTATTCATCTTTTATTTTACTACTTTCATTATTATCGTTCTTCGTACCTACATCGAAATTGTACAAGTTTGGATGTTTAATGATTTAAACGTTTTTCTTTTTGCTATGTTCTTTATCACCCTTTGTATCTATATTGTAAGAGGTGGTTTTCGAACCGTAGTAGGTATTGCCTTTTTTGGTGTTGTCGTCCCTTCATATTTAATTATATTATTTGGATTTACCATTCCCTATTCCAATTTCCGTCACTTTTTGCCAATATTGGACCATTCTGCAAAGGACTTAATAAAGGCTTCCTATCAAATGTCACTAACATATATGGGTTATGAATCATTCATAATATATTATCCATTTATAAAAGATAAACAAAAATCAAAAAAATGGGCCCATCTCGCTTTATTATCCTCAACCGGGTTATATCTTTATACCGCTCTCATATCTTTTGGGTACTACAGTGAGGAGCAAATACAAAAATACGTTTGGGCAACATTGACAACTTGGAAAATTGTTCATCTCCCCGTTGTCGAGCGCTTTGAATATGTCGGAATTGCCAATTGGTGTTTAATTATTTTACCGAATGCATGTCTTGCTTTATGGTGTGCCACCCGTTTAATCAAACAAACGTATCGAATTCCCCAAAGAATAGGGGTATATGTAGTTGGAGCAATCGCCTTATTCATTATTCCAATTTTTAAATCCCGGGAACAAATAAATTTAATAAATAATCTATTAGGTAGTCTGGGATTTGTTATTAACTTCATCTATATTCCATTTTTGTTCATTTGCGTATGGATTGTAAAGAAGGTGAAAAATAAAACATGA
- a CDS encoding YjcZ family sporulation protein produces MGFGFGGAPWCRRQVVQPVARPPFNFALIVVLFILLIIVGAAICM; encoded by the coding sequence ATGGGTTTTGGTTTTGGAGGAGCTCCATGGTGCCGACGTCAAGTAGTCCAGCCTGTTGCACGACCACCATTTAACTTTGCATTAATCGTAGTCCTATTTATCCTGCTTATTATTGTAGGTGCAGCTATTTGTATGTAA
- a CDS encoding magnesium transporter CorA family protein, with translation MLEIYKTNGMNKLEAVSEITKGCWINLVSPNEEEIQYVANHANVPVDFIRDALDDEERSRIEKEEGDVFIIIDYPYILKDESGYSVYETLPLGIILTNECIITISLKDAQVLMDFKNNKIKGFYTNKKTRFALQILFVISSYYLRYLKQINKKTDDVERELHQTSMKNKELYSLLALEKSLVYFTTSLKSNKMVLDKILRINYIKMYEEDKDLLEDVIIENTQAIEMAATYSSILSSMMNAFASIISNNLNVVMKFLTSITIILSFPTMVASFLGMNVHLPFHLEEYPHAFLTAIIFAIFLASLTAFIFWKKKYF, from the coding sequence ATGTTAGAAATCTACAAAACAAATGGAATGAACAAGCTAGAAGCTGTATCTGAAATCACAAAAGGATGCTGGATTAACTTAGTTTCACCAAATGAAGAAGAAATTCAATATGTGGCCAATCATGCGAATGTACCAGTGGATTTCATTAGGGATGCATTAGATGATGAAGAACGATCTCGGATTGAAAAAGAAGAAGGAGATGTCTTCATTATCATTGATTATCCGTATATTTTGAAGGATGAATCAGGCTATTCAGTGTATGAAACATTGCCGCTAGGAATTATTCTAACAAATGAGTGTATCATCACGATTTCACTTAAAGATGCCCAAGTACTGATGGATTTTAAAAATAACAAAATTAAAGGCTTTTATACGAATAAAAAAACACGATTTGCCTTACAAATCCTATTTGTCATTTCATCCTATTATTTAAGATACCTAAAACAAATCAACAAAAAGACGGATGATGTAGAACGAGAATTACATCAAACATCGATGAAAAACAAGGAATTGTATTCCTTGCTTGCATTAGAAAAAAGTTTGGTTTATTTTACAACATCATTGAAGTCAAATAAAATGGTGCTCGATAAAATTCTCCGTATTAATTATATAAAAATGTATGAAGAAGATAAGGACTTATTAGAAGATGTAATCATTGAAAATACACAGGCGATTGAAATGGCAGCGACGTATAGTTCTATTTTAAGCAGTATGATGAATGCCTTCGCATCCATCATTTCAAATAATTTGAACGTTGTTATGAAATTTTTAACTTCGATTACAATCATTCTTTCTTTTCCAACAATGGTTGCTAGTTTTTTAGGAATGAATGTCCATTTACCTTTTCATTTAGAAGAATACCCACATGCATTTTTAACAGCAATTATTTTTGCCATCTTTTTAGCGAGTTTAACTGCATTTATTTTTTGGAAAAAGAAATACTTTTGA
- a CDS encoding Ger(x)C family spore germination protein, protein MKKCLLLLLIIPLLTGCVQQQVIDKLNIETAQGYDLAENDQLRGTLLFVKYLPDKSVQNRTLTATAKTSRDVLTNLERRSSDPLVTGGVGVVLFGEELAKHGFVKLVDSLQRDPNIGTRLFIAITEGNAEDILTGNYGFEGNSTFIRDLLIHNMKNGDIPKVNLHVFGSYYAQKGRDAYLPIIQKVNDTDLDITGMAVFKKNRIVKKVDADHLFHFKLLVDKYSEGTKTVTAGKYNAVVHSIRSKNKIKIKKHPLEATVYLKLNAIVREYSGTKVTTKVVKNLEKGMEKEVKKECLKMLKDFQKEGMDPVGFGLRVKNKTRNFSYSKWRDEYKTMKIKVVPKVTIMESGTVQ, encoded by the coding sequence ATGAAAAAGTGTTTATTATTACTACTCATCATTCCTTTGTTAACCGGTTGCGTGCAACAGCAAGTAATCGACAAGTTAAATATTGAAACAGCACAAGGATATGACCTTGCTGAAAATGACCAGTTAAGAGGGACTCTTCTATTTGTTAAATATTTGCCGGATAAATCAGTGCAAAACAGAACATTAACTGCCACTGCAAAAACGAGTCGCGATGTTCTTACTAATTTAGAAAGACGATCAAGTGACCCACTTGTAACTGGCGGGGTGGGAGTCGTTTTATTCGGAGAGGAATTAGCTAAACATGGATTTGTCAAACTCGTTGATTCATTGCAGCGTGATCCTAATATTGGTACACGGCTGTTCATAGCGATTACAGAAGGAAATGCCGAGGATATATTAACCGGAAATTATGGATTTGAAGGAAATAGTACATTTATTCGCGATCTACTCATACATAATATGAAAAATGGCGATATTCCAAAAGTGAACCTCCATGTATTTGGCTCATACTACGCCCAAAAGGGTCGCGATGCCTATTTACCGATCATCCAAAAAGTAAATGATACGGATCTGGATATAACCGGAATGGCAGTATTTAAAAAAAATAGAATTGTAAAAAAGGTGGATGCGGATCATTTATTTCATTTTAAATTATTAGTTGATAAATACAGTGAAGGAACAAAAACAGTAACGGCAGGTAAATATAATGCCGTTGTCCATAGTATTCGTTCTAAAAATAAAATAAAAATAAAGAAACACCCCCTTGAAGCAACCGTTTATTTAAAATTAAATGCTATCGTTCGAGAATATTCGGGCACAAAAGTGACGACAAAAGTTGTAAAAAATTTAGAAAAGGGAATGGAAAAGGAAGTTAAAAAGGAATGTCTCAAGATGTTAAAAGACTTTCAAAAAGAAGGGATGGATCCTGTTGGATTTGGCCTGCGTGTTAAAAATAAAACGAGAAACTTTAGTTACAGTAAATGGAGAGATGAGTACAAAACAATGAAAATCAAAGTAGTTCCTAAGGTAACAATCATGGAGAGTGGTACTGTCCAATAA
- a CDS encoding YjcZ family sporulation protein — MGEAVAGGGYGAGAGFALIVVLFILLVIIGAAYVGGGY; from the coding sequence ATGGGTGAAGCTGTTGCTGGTGGTGGATATGGCGCTGGAGCTGGTTTTGCATTGATAGTTGTCTTGTTTATTCTATTAGTCATTATTGGAGCTGCTTACGTTGGAGGCGGTTATTAA
- a CDS encoding spore germination protein has protein sequence MDFFKKRNALKQQKKKEKELQKKETQQKKAPKPKSQDVKEAKYINSRTGMEFSLTFVSTVIDEEIIQKDILPDLLEGDFATIGDISKLLPVADVEITTDMSKVNQKLYNGYVLLQIETDEGKYAFISAQKEITRAVSAPEIEFSVIGPKEAFVEALDQNLNLIRKRLPVPELIIEELTVGKLSKTKVAVLYMDQIVDLTNVQTIKQRLNVLDFDMISDSSFIEQLIADNHSSPFPQFLDTERPDRAASVLGQGKVVLIVDGSPHALIGPTTLVEFFVSFEDYYLNWIIATFFRLLRVFSVTFSILVTPLYVAALTYHYQMVPRAVMATLISSRQGVPLPPILEALVLEITIELLREAGARLPTKIGQTIGIVGGIVIGTASVEAGLTSNVLLIFVALAALASFTTPVYKIGNTIRFIRFPFLIFAQLWGLLGIVFCFCILLTHLIRLTSLGRPYFEPLYPPRIKDLKDTIVRLGFNKNVKRPQFLRTQDTVRFPPKDGKRKLDIDE, from the coding sequence ATGGATTTCTTTAAAAAAAGGAATGCGCTTAAACAACAAAAGAAAAAAGAAAAAGAATTACAAAAAAAAGAAACGCAGCAAAAAAAAGCGCCAAAACCTAAATCACAAGATGTAAAAGAAGCTAAATATATAAATAGTCGAACCGGAATGGAGTTTTCCTTAACTTTTGTCTCGACAGTAATAGATGAAGAGATTATTCAAAAGGATATTTTGCCAGATTTACTTGAGGGCGATTTTGCGACGATTGGAGACATTTCCAAGTTGCTTCCAGTTGCCGATGTAGAAATTACAACAGACATGTCAAAAGTAAATCAAAAATTATATAACGGATATGTATTATTACAAATCGAAACAGATGAAGGCAAGTATGCATTTATTTCTGCCCAAAAGGAAATTACAAGAGCAGTAAGCGCTCCTGAAATCGAATTTAGTGTAATTGGGCCAAAAGAGGCATTTGTTGAAGCACTTGATCAAAATTTAAACTTAATTAGAAAACGTCTTCCCGTACCGGAATTAATTATTGAGGAACTAACGGTAGGAAAATTATCAAAAACAAAAGTAGCTGTTCTATATATGGATCAAATTGTTGACCTGACAAATGTGCAGACAATTAAACAGAGACTTAATGTACTAGATTTTGATATGATCAGCGATAGCTCATTCATAGAACAGCTTATAGCGGATAATCATTCATCACCCTTTCCACAATTTTTGGATACAGAACGACCCGACCGTGCTGCAAGTGTGTTAGGTCAAGGGAAAGTTGTTTTAATTGTTGACGGCTCTCCCCATGCATTAATTGGTCCAACAACGTTAGTGGAGTTTTTTGTATCTTTTGAGGATTATTATTTAAACTGGATTATTGCTACTTTCTTTAGATTACTGCGTGTTTTCTCAGTAACCTTTTCGATTTTAGTAACCCCCTTATATGTGGCAGCATTGACCTATCATTATCAAATGGTGCCGAGGGCAGTAATGGCAACCCTTATTAGTTCCCGACAAGGGGTTCCTTTGCCGCCAATTTTAGAAGCATTAGTTCTAGAAATTACCATTGAGCTCTTACGGGAAGCAGGGGCGAGACTACCTACGAAAATCGGCCAAACAATCGGTATCGTGGGCGGGATCGTTATTGGAACTGCCTCTGTGGAAGCTGGTCTTACAAGTAATGTATTATTAATTTTTGTTGCGTTAGCCGCACTAGCTTCCTTTACTACACCTGTTTATAAAATTGGTAATACCATTCGTTTCATTCGTTTTCCATTTTTAATTTTTGCACAGCTTTGGGGATTACTAGGAATTGTCTTTTGTTTTTGCATATTACTTACACACCTAATTCGTTTAACCTCTTTAGGAAGACCTTATTTTGAACCTCTTTATCCACCAAGGATAAAGGATCTTAAGGATACGATTGTTCGTTTAGGTTTTAATAAAAATGTGAAACGCCCGCAATTTTTACGGACGCAAGACACTGTCCGTTTTCCTCCAAAGGATGGAAAGCGAAAATTGGACATTGATGAATAA
- a CDS encoding FtsW/RodA/SpoVE family cell cycle protein: MTSQKGKTSKIDYGLVLTLMLMCLVSLISIYSAQKAGQLDQNYLVKQVVWYVVGVCIVAVTIHFDSDQLKKLSWYLYGFGILLLGFLIIAPESIAHVTKGQKSWFTVPFMGTFQPSEVVKVFVIIALARTIVDHHDKFLIKTVKTDFWLLIKLGLVAALPLALIMQQPDLGTALVVVSILLGIIFVSGITWKLLLPIFGGGGLLAGIVLYFVIWMPQILEKYLHVKPYQFNRIYSWLDPYKYKSDSGYQLINSLLAIGSGQTLGKGFNISEVDIPERQTDFIFSMIGENFGFIGASVVVSLFFMLIYHITKASLETKNNFYSYICAGVIAMITFHVFENIGMTIGLLPITGIPLPFISYGGSSLMGNMLAIGLIFSIRYHYKKYMFGTEK; encoded by the coding sequence ATGACTTCTCAAAAAGGGAAAACTTCAAAAATAGATTACGGTCTTGTATTGACACTTATGCTAATGTGCTTAGTAAGTTTAATATCCATCTACAGTGCACAAAAAGCGGGACAATTAGATCAAAATTACTTAGTTAAACAGGTTGTCTGGTATGTAGTTGGTGTTTGTATTGTTGCTGTGACCATTCACTTTGATTCAGATCAGCTAAAAAAGTTATCATGGTATCTTTATGGATTTGGAATCTTATTACTAGGGTTTCTAATTATTGCTCCAGAGAGTATCGCCCATGTGACAAAGGGTCAAAAAAGCTGGTTTACCGTTCCGTTTATGGGAACTTTTCAGCCGTCTGAGGTCGTGAAAGTTTTCGTTATTATCGCTTTAGCACGAACGATTGTGGATCATCATGATAAATTTCTTATTAAAACAGTTAAGACGGATTTTTGGTTGTTAATCAAATTGGGTTTAGTTGCTGCACTGCCGCTTGCTTTAATTATGCAGCAGCCTGATTTAGGAACAGCTTTAGTAGTTGTTTCGATATTATTAGGAATCATTTTTGTATCAGGGATTACTTGGAAGTTACTGCTTCCGATTTTTGGCGGTGGCGGTTTATTAGCTGGTATTGTCCTTTATTTTGTCATTTGGATGCCGCAGATTTTAGAAAAGTATTTACATGTTAAACCTTATCAATTTAATCGTATTTATTCATGGCTTGATCCGTATAAGTATAAAAGTGATTCGGGTTATCAGTTAATTAATTCACTTCTTGCTATCGGGTCCGGTCAAACACTTGGAAAAGGTTTCAACATTAGTGAAGTGGACATACCTGAGAGACAGACCGATTTTATTTTTAGTATGATTGGTGAAAATTTTGGATTTATCGGGGCGAGCGTAGTCGTCAGCTTATTCTTTATGTTGATTTACCATATAACAAAAGCTAGCTTAGAAACGAAAAATAACTTTTATTCCTATATTTGTGCCGGGGTCATCGCGATGATTACGTTCCACGTGTTTGAAAATATCGGAATGACGATTGGACTACTTCCGATAACAGGTATTCCTTTACCGTTTATTAGTTATGGGGGAAGTTCATTAATGGGAAATATGCTTGCCATTGGTCTCATCTTTTCCATACGTTATCACTATAAAAAATATATGTTTGGTACGGAAAAGTAA
- a CDS encoding spore coat protein: MLMARQLAWHETLELHELMALQANCLMHLKKSVKKVTDPELNDLYVSSIRSIEKNLKELVPFVKRAPSPRMDLMRQDETGFFAGNLLGAAKTSVKSYAAAITETATPELKAIFTKHLNNSIKWHTRVFEYMHRKGLYPAYDLHKLLENDTNNVQKALSMKY, from the coding sequence ATACTGATGGCAAGACAATTAGCTTGGCACGAAACACTAGAATTGCATGAATTAATGGCGTTACAAGCAAACTGTTTAATGCATTTAAAAAAGTCTGTGAAAAAAGTGACAGATCCGGAACTTAATGATTTGTATGTATCATCGATTCGTTCGATTGAAAAAAACTTAAAAGAACTTGTTCCATTTGTGAAAAGAGCTCCCTCACCTAGAATGGACCTCATGCGTCAAGATGAAACCGGATTCTTTGCCGGGAATTTGTTAGGTGCTGCGAAAACATCAGTTAAATCATATGCTGCAGCAATAACAGAAACAGCTACTCCTGAATTAAAAGCAATCTTTACTAAGCATTTAAATAATAGTATTAAATGGCATACGAGGGTGTTCGAATATATGCATAGAAAAGGATTATATCCTGCCTATGATTTACACAAATTATTAGAAAATGATACAAACAACGTACAAAAGGCTTTATCAATGAAATATTAA
- a CDS encoding lmo0937 family membrane protein, with product MLWTIIGILIVLWILGLIGHVAGGLIHILLVIAVIVFIIKLIKR from the coding sequence ATGCTTTGGACAATAATTGGAATTCTTATCGTACTATGGATTTTAGGATTAATCGGACATGTTGCCGGTGGACTAATTCACATTCTCCTCGTTATAGCTGTCATTGTTTTTATCATAAAGCTAATCAAACGCTAA